From the genome of Fusarium keratoplasticum isolate Fu6.1 chromosome 11, whole genome shotgun sequence, one region includes:
- a CDS encoding DBR1 domain-containing protein — protein sequence MATLSTLTISDDPTASTLKIAAVGCGHGELDTIYARLENQCEAKGWTLSDIDFLIICGDFQAIRNDLDLNCMSVPRRYLRMGDFHKYYSGNAKAPVLTLVIGGNHEASNYLFELYHGGWLAPNIYYLGAAGVINYGPCRIAGLSGIYNPSDYRKPHDERLPYDRDLIRSIYHVREYDVQKLLQVTQPVDIALSHDWPTWVELFGNHEQLFAEKPHFFASAKVDNLGSKPAAEVLNRLRPSHWFSGHMHARFEATVEHRGSKMEESVLQLDLPNSLKDVLPLFKPRRGSSQEIPQSSDKNQQTQFLALSKVGQDVASYMELRELEIPTRSADAHMETTSEGKFHLCYDAEWLAITRAYNDTLRIPDPETLIVPPHKGKQKSAASSIPKHKDWVKENIVDKGLLRIPNNFAKHAPEYDPNVGQRREQPLEYPNYQTAEFAKLLGISNKFHLEDSI from the exons ATGGCGACTTTAAGCACTCTCACTATATCTGACGACCCGACTGCGTCCACTCTCAAGATTGCAGCGGTCGGCTGC GGTCATGGGGAGTTGGACACAATCTATGCGAGACTTGAAAACCAATGTGAAGCAAAAGGATGGACTCTCTCGGATATTGACTTTCTCATCATCTGTGGTGACTTTCAG GCTATTCGAAATGACCTCGACTTGAATTGCATGTCTGTTCCTCGACGGTATCTACGCATGGGAGACTTTCACAAGTACTACAGCGGTAACGCAAAAGCTCCAGTCTTGACTCTGGTGATTGGCGGTAACCACGAAGCATCCAACTATCTTTTCGAGCTGTATCACGGAGGCTGGCTTGCGCCAAATATTTACTACCTAGGTGCGGCTGGAGTCATCAACTATGGACCTTGTCGCATTGCTGGACTTTCAGGAATCTACAACCCGTCGGATTATCGCAAACCTCACGACGAGCGACTACCATATGACAGAGATCTCATCCGGTCGATTTATCATGTCCGAGAATATGATGTGCAAAAGCTGCTTCAGGTCACTCAACCAGTCGACATCGCTCTTAGCCATGATTGGCCTACGTGGGTTGAGCTGTTCGGGAACCATGAACAGCTCTTTGCTGAGAAGCCTCACTTTTTTGCAAGTGCCAAAGTTGACAACCTCGGAAGCAAACCTGCGGCAGAAGTTTTAAATCGTCTTCGGCCCTCACACTGGTTCTCGGGACACATGCATGCCAGATTCGAGGCGACAGTTGAGCATCGCGGTTCAAAGATGGAGGAGTCAGTCCTACAGTTGGATCTACCTAATTCTCTCAAGGATGTTCTTCCGCTTTTCAAGCCTCGACGTGGATCTTCACAGGAAATTCCACAGTCCTCGGACAAGAACCAGCAAACGCAATTCCTTGCCTTGAGCAAGGTTGGTCAAGACGTTGCAAGTTACATGGAACTGAGGGAGCTGGAGATACCCACACGCTCAGCCGATGCCCACATGGAAACCACAAGCGAAGGAAAGTTTCATCTTTGCTACGATGCAGAGTGGTTGGCCATCACTCGCGCCTACAATGACACATTGAGGATTCCAGATCCTGAGACTCTCATCGTACCTCCACACAAGGGCAAACAAAAGTCTGCTGCATCTAGCATTCCCAAACACAAAGATTGGGTCAAGGAGAACATCGTCGACAAAGGTCTCTTGAGAATTCCCAACAACTTTGCCAAACATGCGCCCGAGTACGACCCCAACGTTGGCCAGAGACGAGAGCAGCCTCTGGAGTATCCGAACTACCAGACGGCTGAGTTTGCAAAGTTGTTGGGAATTTCCAACAAGTTTCACCTGGAGGATAGTATTTGA
- a CDS encoding Protoglobin domain-containing protein, translated as MAPDMYHVDRKSLYTSLEARIDYLHKFLDWDDRDIEALAYGAQHIQNLIPAVVHIIYHKLSEFDITARAFEVRNTSSESPSKDELSSDSSLLMERQNFLNSYLTKMSQLSKGSSDQSKMAFWEYLDSVGAMHVGLQKSRELRIDYIHISLTLSLIQSVMSQAILDHSSIPISRRAAIVKSFSKVIWIQNDLFARWYVRDGEEFPDNPAVARIQVPRGNGTAGVAATTPGTAPAAVPAPAGPSACPFSGMSKEMGLKVGH; from the exons ATGGCTCCTGATATGTATCACGTTGATCGCAAGTCGCTCTACACGAGCCTTGAAGCTAGGATTGACTACCTGCACAAGTTTCTCGACTGGGATGACC GAGACATCGAGGCTCTCGCGTATGGAGCCCAGCACATCCAAAATCTCATCCCCGCCGTCGTTCACATCATCTACCACAAGCTCTCCGAGTTTGACATTACAGCCCGCGCCTTCGAGGTCCGAAACACAAGCTCAGAGTCGCCTTCCAAGGATGAGCTTAGTTCAGACAGCTCTCTGCTGATGGAGCGGCAAAACTTCTTGAATTCGTACCTCACCAAGATGTCGCAACTCAGCAAGGGCTCGTCCGATCAGTCCAAGATGGCGTTTTGGGAGTATCTCGACAGTGTTGG TGCTATGCATGTCGGCTTGCAAAAAAGCAGAGAGCTCCGCATCGACTACATCCACATCAGTCTCACTCTCAGTCTGATACAGAGCGTCATGTCACAGGCCATCCTTGACCACAGCTCGATTCCGATTTCCAGGAGggccgccatcgtcaagtCATTTAGCAAAGTCATCTGGATACAGAATGATCTGTTTGCTAGGTGGTATGTCCGCGACGGGGAGGAGTTTCCGGATAATCCTGCTGTCGCCAGGATACAGGTGCCTCGGGGAAATGGTACTGCCGGTGTTGCGGCCACTACGCCTGGCACAGCACCTGCTGCTGTGCCTGCGCCCGCCGGGCCTTCTGCTTGTCCCTTTAGTGGCATGTCAAAAGAGATGGGGCTCAAGGTGGGACAttga